ggtgtcttgacacttcatctaatactttcactatcaatttctgcaacattcgtggccttcgttctaattttcaatctgtggaacaccacctctcctctactaaacctcatcttctcttcctaactgaaacacagttgtctgtgactactgacagcagcccttttctgttccctcctacttgctctatcctcattttcaatccaaagctggatgttgcgcatacgtgcgtaacgacaccacttgctctcgtgcccacaatcttgaatcttcagaattttctaccatctggctaagacttcaatgtcactctctaactaaattcatctgtgctgtatacctctcacctaattcctctgactatgtaaaattctttgactatttgacttccaaggtggagcacatcttatctcactttcctttgctgagatctccattttagatttcaatgttcaccaccagctttggctttcatcttctttcactgaccaacctggtgaacaaaccttcaactttgctatccttcatgacctagagcagctagtgcagttccctacccgtattcctgaccgccttggagacacgcccaacattcttgatcttttcctaacctccaacccttctgcttactctgttaaactttcctctccgttgggctcctccgaccacaatctaatttccgttacctgttctatcactccagtgcagcctcaggacccgcctaagcggaggtgcttctggcattttaactctgctaagtgggaggaactaaggcagtactattctgatttccttgggatgattattgttttcatgtcagagatccttctctttgtgccgagcgcataacagaggtgattatctctggcatggagctatacattcctcatactttctctaaccctaaagctaaaaagccttggtttaactctgcttgttctcgtgctgtcaatgatagagaggcggctcacaaacggttccgtagccatccaactgctgaaactcatgccctatatatttctgcccgtaatcatgccaaatctattctccaacttactaaaactctttcatcaatagaaaatgtcaaagtctttccaattctaactcctctcgagatttctggcatctagccaataatatctctaacaactttacttcttcgtctttccctcctttacttcatccagatggctctacagctgtctcttctttttctaaagctgaactcttcgctcaaacctttgctaccaactcaactttggatgattctgggcatattcctcctactcctccaccctctgactacttcatccctaaaattaaaattctttataaagacgttttcctggccctctctggccttgattctcggaaggcttacggtccggatggagtccctcctgttgttctcaaaactgtgcttccgaactcgctcactgcctggtcaaactctttcatctgtgtctctacttctatttatccttcttgctggaagtttgctcacattcaacctgtccctaaaaaggtgaccactccaatccttctaactaccgccctatagctttgatttcctgcctttctaaagcctttgagtctatccttaataggaagataatgaggcatctatcagctcacaaccttctctctgattgccagtatggtttccgtaaaggcagatctactggtgatcttcttactttcctaactgaatcttggtcatcctctttagggacttcggtgaaacctttgctgtcggccttgacatatcgaaagccttcgatagagtctggcacaaatctttaatttctaaactaccctcctacggattctatccttctctctgtaccttcatctccagtttcctttccgatcgttctattgctgctgtagtagacggtcactgttcttccctaaaactatcaacagtggtgttccacagggttctgtcctatcacccactctctttctattattcatcaatgatctcctaaatctgactcaatgccctatccactcctatgctgatgataccaccttgcattattcaacagcgttcaacagacgcccaacccaacaacaattaaatgactcaaggcgagatgctataggacgcctaacttctgatctttcacttgtttctgattggggcagagaaaacctggttttgttcaatgcctcaaaactcaatttctacaactatctactcgacataaccttccagacaactatcctctcttcttcaataacactcaacttccctctcctctacattaaacacactcggtctatccttcactaaaaatctaaactggaaatttcacatctctactcttgctaaatcagcttccaagaagttaggtgtcctgtggcgtcttcgtccatttttctctcctcccagctgcttgctctgtacaagggccttatccgcccgtgtatggagtatggctctcatgtctggggatccacacacagctttactaaacaaggtggaatctaaagcttttcgtcttatcaactcttctcctctaactgactgtcttgattctttaagtcaccgccgcaatgttgcatctttatctgtcttctaccgctgttttcatgctgtctgctcttctgaacttgctaactgcatgccttcccctcctgcggcctcgctgcacaagactctctacttcttctcatccctattctgtccatcttcctaatgcaagagttaaccagtatcttcactccttcattccctacactggtaaactctggaactctctacctgtgtctgtatttccacctgcctatgacttaaactctttcaaaagaggagtgtcaagacacctcttacgttaactggaccctccttttagattttttgtttttctttctcctactttcctcttaacagggcctggcaaccagcggatttttttttccaacactttgttttcccttggccagtgcccttgtaatgtatgtaacactatacacacacacaaatatatatatatatatatatatatatatatatatatatatatatatatatatatatatatatatatatatatatggtgtgcGCCTAggtatgtattcatttatttattctctctctctctctctctctctctctcagatccaGACCGCAACGAGTGAAGCAGCAGAGGAACCAACAGAAGTGTCGGTAGAAGGTGAGGATCTGAATACAAGTTTGGCGACATCACAGGAAAGAAACCCTGAAACAAGGCACCCCAAGTCGCCCACACCCAAAAGTAAGAAGCCGAAGACATCAGCTGGTGACCAACGTCTCGATAAGGCTTTTGAGATACTCACGGCCACAGCTAACCAAGTTAATGATGAAAACCAGCATTTTGGTAACTTGGTTGCTTCTAAATTGCGTAGGTATGATGACAGGGTACGCAGTTTGATTCAAAATGACATTCTGAACATATTTGTTAGAGCAAACACAGGCTGTTACAGTACTGATCAGCCTTTCCCTGGTAACGTAGTTGGAGGTCCACAGACAACCCATCCAGTAGGCTTCCCACCCAACTTCTGGTTGTCTCATAGTTATTCAGACGCATCTGAAAGCCATGATTCTAGAACAAGTACTCCAGCTGTAGTGCAACCATCACCTTCCCCCAGTACTTGTTCGGTAGGAAATGAGTTGAACATTGAGGAACTAATATAGTTGTGATTTTTTCACATGTGGCCCGTAACTTCCAATGAGGAtatatctcttccattcttaaattacatttatatttgttttacttcATTGTGCCCCAtcttcaaaatatatatatgacattgATTTATCAAGTTCCTTCTTGtactataaaataaaaagaaattaaaacattCCTGTTTCATTTATTCCTGCACAGACCAAACACAGAATATACTGTCTTAagactatttctattatttataaAATCAGGAATTCCCATTTACCTGCTATTGTGAGTTGTTTTTGGAAAGTATACGAAGAAGACAGTCTTGTTAAAGAAATAGCGTACATACATAATTGTGATCTGTTCAGCACGCCTTTTACTGCACTAATACATGTTTGTATGTGTACGAGAGAAACATATATCGATTTAACTATGAGTGGCACATTCATGTCATCATACATCAGTTGTTCATATGACATTTTATAGATGACTTACCTTAATGTAGTCATACAGTGTTTCCACAATGGCAGCACACACTTCGGGaatgatcttgctaattgcctGCTTGGAGATTCTGAAGAGATACTGCAGGCTGGTGTATGAATCGCCGGTGGCCAGAAAACGTAGTGTTACTGCTAGCCTTTCCTGGATGGGAATTGCTTTCCGAaacttagtgtttttttttgcaattt
The Portunus trituberculatus isolate SZX2019 unplaced genomic scaffold, ASM1759143v1 PGA_scaffold_413__1_contigs__length_259272, whole genome shotgun sequence DNA segment above includes these coding regions:
- the LOC123500575 gene encoding uncharacterized protein LOC123500575 produces the protein MQFLWDKNQPKPTLSTIQTATSEAAEEPTEVSVEGEDLNTSLATSQERNPETRHPKSPTPKSKKPKTSAGDQRLDKAFEILTATANQVNDENQHFGNLVASKLRRYDDRVRSLIQNDILNIFVRANTGCYSTDQPFPGNVVGGPQTTHPVGFPPNFWLSHSYSDASESHDSRTSTPAVVQPSPSPSTCSVGNELNIEELI